Within the Bacillus sp. FSL K6-3431 genome, the region GCATCACCAGTACGTTGCCTAGATGAGCATGCAGGGCAAAAAATGATGCAAGCAATTGACTCTGCGAAAGAAAATGGCGATTCCATTGGTGGGATTGTTGAAGTAATTGCTGAAGGAATGCCGACTGGTGTTGGTAGTTATGTGCATTATGATCGGAAACTAGAAGCGATACTTGCTGGAGCAATGATGAGTATTAATGCATTCAAAGGTGTCGAAATAGGCATTGGATTTGAAGCAGCAGGAAGACCAGGTAGTACTGTTCATGATGAAATACTATGGGATGAAAAAAGTGGGTACACACGAGGAACAAATAATGCAGGTGGATTTGAAGGAGGTATGACAACTGGGATGCCAATTGTCATTAGAGGTGTGATGAAGCCTATCCCTACTTTATATAAACCATTGCAAAGTGTTGATATTGACACGAAGGAACCTTTTAAAGCAAGCATAGAGCGCTCAGACAGCTGTGCAGTTCCGGCAGCGAGTGTTGTAGCAGAATCTGTTATTGCTTGGGAATTGGCATCTGCACTTGTCGAGCAATTTGGTCGAGATCGCATCGATGCAATTAAAGAAAATATAAACAATCACAAAGAATATGCAAAAAACTTTTAAAGAAAAATTATTAAAAGGTAAAGGCGGGAAGTCATGAAGGTAAAAAAACAACTTCTTACATTAGATGCATATGTTCCTGGAAAATCAAGTGAAGAAGTCAGAAAAGAATTTGGTTTGAATAAAATAGTGAAGTTAGCATCTAATGAGAATCCCTATGGTAGTTCACCAGCTGTACTAGAAGCGATATCTACAGCTATTCCAAGCTTTGCTATCTACCCAGATGGTGCAGCAATAGAATTAAGAGAAAGGGTAGCTTATCATGTTGGAGTGAATGAAAATCAGCTCCTATTTTCAAGTGGATTGGATGAGCTTATTCAAATAATTAGTAGGGCTATCTTATCATCAGACACGAATACTATTATGGCACAAGGCACTTTTCCACAATATAAGCATCATGCCGTAATAGAAAATGCTGAAATAC harbors:
- the aroC gene encoding chorismate synthase, whose translation is MRYLTAGESHGPQLTTIIEGVPAGLHLTAEMINNELARRQKGHGRGRRMQIEKDQVHITSGIRHGLTLGGPIALVVENNDFKHWTKIMGAAPISDEEHEEVKRKITRPRPGHADLNGAIKYGHRDMRNVLERSSARETTVRVAAGAVAKVILKELGVTIGGHVLEIGGVKAENINYHSMDELQTITEASPVRCLDEHAGQKMMQAIDSAKENGDSIGGIVEVIAEGMPTGVGSYVHYDRKLEAILAGAMMSINAFKGVEIGIGFEAAGRPGSTVHDEILWDEKSGYTRGTNNAGGFEGGMTTGMPIVIRGVMKPIPTLYKPLQSVDIDTKEPFKASIERSDSCAVPAASVVAESVIAWELASALVEQFGRDRIDAIKENINNHKEYAKNF